A stretch of Lathyrus oleraceus cultivar Zhongwan6 chromosome 6, CAAS_Psat_ZW6_1.0, whole genome shotgun sequence DNA encodes these proteins:
- the LOC127095124 gene encoding uncharacterized protein LOC127095124, whose amino-acid sequence MSQHQDTSASKNTKSTQKVSAPPMGIPDDEILDVVPLSVIPCKAIDLNQPIDASASACSNQGNSSSIPSGSTPTTNSKEDIHYTDHVIRNLVTRILNEGHYMKGVSTPLCQMHPSPEVEQHSGKDDDSSSFEKDLAAEGLCSLGKTVSEKGKSVASKTANASHSEKHDMIDLEDGSSNDQEESLLHHLKPSVAKRMKTRKGRSVAELMSSRKAKKNASIGPSKSWSKVEVKKRKVRDDSESEEDVKEDVPDISLVKKTTARKSPVKVPAVHLDNISFHLEHEAAKWKFVIQRRVAVERELGKDAADVKEVMDLIKVVGLLKTVAGFSQCELEVTNNKVCREITARQVKGWPVKKHLPAGKLTVKYAILHKIGAANWVPTNHISTIANTLGSHVEDIVMTSAMKKPASKVGTIVELKETCKELGEGIRVATARKQSLEALIASLEQAEGENIVNVNVSHEEEAEAHTSSERSANNDDISGNSVSGADEDASSSSTK is encoded by the exons atgtcacaacatcaagaCACATCTGCTTCTAAAAATACTAAGTCTACTCAAAAGGTTAGTGCTCCTCCCATGGGCATTCCCGATGATGAGATTCTGGATGTTGTTCCTCTCTCTGTTATTCCATGCAAGGCCATTGATTTGAACCAACCTATTGATGCCTCAGCTTCTGCATGCTCCAATCAAGGTAACTCCTCTAGTATTCCCTCTGGTTCAACTCCTACCACTAATTCTAAGGAAGATATACATTACACTGATCATGTtataagaaacctagtcactagaatccttaatgaaggacactATATGAAGGGAGTTTCTACTCCCCTTTGTCAAATGcacccctctcctgaggttgaacaACATAGTGGTAAGGATGACGATTCCTCCAGTTTTGAGAAGGACTTGGCTGCTGAAGGGTTGTGCTCTCTAGGGAAAACCGTGTCTGAAAAAGGAAAATCTGTGGCATCTAAAACTGCCAATGCTTCCCACTCTGAGAAGCATGATATGATTGATCTAGAGGATGGTAGCTCTAATGATCAAGAGGAAAGCTTACTTCATCACCTAAAGCCAAGTGTGGCTAAACGCATGAAGACTCGCAAAGGAAGATCTGTGGCTGAACTTATGTCATCTAGAAAAGCTAAGAAGAATGCTAGTATTggtccctccaaatcttggagcaaggttGAAGTAAAGAAGAGGAAGGTTAGAGATGATTCTGAGTCTGAAGAGGATGTTaaggaagatgtccctgacatctcaCTTGTGAAGAAAACCACTGCTAGGAAGTCTCCTGTTAAAGTTCCTGCTGTTCATTTGGATaacatctctttccatcttgagCATGAAGCtgccaagtggaaatttgtgattcaaagaaGGGTGGCTGTGGAAAGGGAGTTGGGAAAAGATGCTGCTGATgtcaaggaggtcatggacctgataaAGGTTGTTGGGTTGTTGAAGACTGTGGCTGGATTCTCTCAAT GTGAATTAGAAGTTACAAACAATAAGGTCTGTAGAGAGATTACAGCTAGGCAGGTGAAAGGTTGGCCTGttaaaaagcatcttcctgctgGGAAGTTGACTGTCAAGTATGCTATCTTGCATAAAATAGGAGCTGCGAATTGGGTCCCTACTAACCATATTTCCACTATTGCTAATACCCTTGGGAG CCATGTCGaggatattgtcatgacatctgccatgaaaaagccagcctcaaaagTTGGAACAATTGTTGAGCTTAAggagacttgcaaagagctgggtgaagggataagggtagcaaccGCTAGAAAACAATCGTTGGAAGCcttgattgcaagcttggagcagGCTGAAGGTGAAAATATTGTAAATGTTAATGTCAGCCATGAAGAAGAAGCTGAAGCCCACACGTCTAGTGAGAGGTCTGCTAACAACGATGACATAAGTGGCAATTCTGTTTCTGgtgctgatgaagatgcaagctcaAGCTCCACTAAGTAG
- the LOC127095125 gene encoding uncharacterized protein LOC127095125 — protein sequence MHFEFPNEDIMLIRDYNILGPEEGPEPGSRWTFVLDGASNAQGSGIGEVITSPTGFHLPFTPRLCFSFTNNMAEYKACIFYIEAAIDLRIRTLEVYGDLALVIIQVRGDLEVRDHKLITYKEHMLKLIPYFDEIIFHHIPQEENWLDDALATLSSMFKVKWKNEARFIRTDYLDKPVHYLANEDKSDGHP from the coding sequence ATGCATTTTGAATTCCCCAACGAGGACATCATGCTTATAAGGGATTACAACATTCTTGGTCCCGAGGAAGGACCAGAACCTGGATCACGTTGGACATTTGTGTTAGATGGAGCTTCTAACGCTCAAGGCAGCGGAATTGGGGAAGTTATTACATCCCCGACTGGTTTTCATCTACCCTTCACTCCAAGGTTGTGCTTCAGTTTTACcaataatatggcggagtacaAGGCTTGTATCTTCTACATTGAAGCGGCTATTGATCTAAGGATCAGAACCCTCGAAGTCTATGGGGATTTAGCTTTGGTAATCATCCAAGTAAGAGGAGATTTGGAAGTTCGTGATCACAAGTTGATCACGTACAAAGAGCATATGTTAAAGCTAATCCCATATTTTGATGAGATCATATTCCATCACATCCCTCAAGAGGAGAATTGGTTGGATGATGCCTTAGCTACTCTGTCATCCATGTTCAAGGTCAAGTGGAAAAATGAAGCACGATTTATCCGCACTGACTACTTGGATAAGCCAGTACACTATTTGGCAAATGAAGATAAGTCTGATGGCCATCCTTGA